In Candidatus Poribacteria bacterium, the DNA window ATCCAAGCGGATCGAGCGTCTATGGAACGACCCGGCGCTCCGCGCGGAGCCCGTGACCGTCGACGAGAAGCCCGGCGAGAGTCTGATCCGCGCTGGCTCGCTCGTGCTGATGTCCGTCACCGACGCCGACGCGGATGCCGCCGGCATCGACCGAAGCGCGCTGGCATCTGCGAACGCCGAGGCGATACGCGGTATCGCCCACGTCGCGCGGGATGGGGTCACGCTACCGGGCGTCGTCAGGTCGGTTTCGCAGCGTTGCTGACCGCGGCGCTCGCCGTCGTGCTCGTGCTGCTGCGCGTGTTGTACCGCTGGACTCGCCGATGGGTGCAGACGTGGGTAGGCATCCGTGTGGGACCGGTGCGGCTGCAGTCTCTCGAACTCCTGTCGGCGGAACGGGTCATCAGCCTGCTGCTGGCTGTAGTGCGCGTCGTGCGCTTCGCCGTCGTCGTCGTCGTGCTGTACGCATACGTCCCGCTGGTGTTCAGCCTGTTCCCGTGGACGTCTGGGCTTGCCGAGCGGATCATCGCTCACTTCGTCGGCAGCGCCGCCTACATCGGCGTGGGCATCCTGTCCTACGTGCCGAACATCGCCGTCTTGGCGATCATCGGCGCGCTGACGCACTATTCGCTCCGGTTGACGCGGTTCCTCTTCCGTGAGATCGAAAGCGGAACCATCGCCCTGCCGGGGTTCTACTCCGATTGGGCGGAACCCTCCTACCAGATCGTCCGCTTCCTGGCGGTGGCATTCGCGTTCGTGGTGGCGTTCCCGTACCTGCCGGGATTGAGTAGCGCGGCGTTCAAGGGCGTGTCGGTGTTCATCGGCGTTCTGTTCTCGCTGGGCTCGTCGTCAGCCATCGCGAACGTCGTCGCCGGGACGATCCTGACGTATATGCGAGCCTTCCGCGTCGGCGACCGAGTGAAGATCACCGACACCGTCGGCGAAGTGGTCGCTCGCACGCTGCTCGTCACGCGAATCCGCACGCCCAAAAACGAGGACATCACGATCCCCAACGCGATGATCCTCGGCAGTCACATCGTCAACTTCAGCTCCTCGCCGGAGCAGGAAGGGCTGATCCTCCACACGACGGTCACGATCGGGTATAACACGCCATGGCGTCAGGTTCACGAGCTGCTGATCGCGGCGGCACGCGCCACGCAAGGGATCGAGACGAGTCCGCAGCCGTTCGTCCTACAGACCAGCCTGGGCGATTTCTACGTCAGCTACGAACTGAACGCGTACACACTGGATCCGCTCAACATGGCGCGCGTGTATTCGGAGCTCCATCAGAACATCCAGGACCGCTTCAACGAGGCGGGCGTGGAAATCCTCTCGCCCATACCGAGCGGCGCGCGACGGGAACACCGTCACGATTCCCTCCCAGTACCTTCCCAAGGACTACGTCGCGCCCGCGTTCCGAGTGCAAGCGACGGTTCCCGAGCCGCCGTCGACGAGCGAGTAGGCGTTCGGCGCTTGCCCGTGCGGTCGATTCCGGCGACACTGTCTGGCGTCATTCCGTGGTCTACTTCAGACACAGAGAGGCATGGATCGTGGCAGTTCTGCTCCACACGCGAGTCCGCGTCAGCAACCTCGATCAGAGCATCAAGTTCTACACGGAGAACCTGGGGTTCGTGCTGCAGGGCCGCAGCGACCGATCCCCGGCGGGGAACCAACTGGCGTTCGTGGCGCTGCCAGGCAACGAGCACACGATTGAGTTCTGCTACTCGCCCGACTATGAGCTCAGTGTCCCGACCGACCTGCTCCACTTCGCCATCGGCGTGCCGGACCTGATCGCCTGCTGCGACGAGCTGGAGAGCAAGGGCATTGAGATCTGGCCCGACGGCTGGCGGACGAAGTTCGTGTCCGGCAGCAAGATGGCATTCATCGACGACCCCGACGGCTACGAGATCGAGCTGCTGGAGCGCAAGTAGAACCGGAATCAGCAGGATGACGGCTGCGAACGGACCCAATCGGGATGCTGCGGAGGAAACGGGTCGGACGGTTGCGCGGCTGACATGTGCGCCACAGACTGGACGTAACAGAACCGCACGGCCGGTTCCGCCGACAGTCGCGCGTGGATGGAGGCGACGATGGCGGAGGCGATCTCTTGGCGGCGCACTGGCTGGACATGGTAGCGCACGCGCGAGATGACGCCGGATGGGATCAGTTCGTGGACGACGTACGGCTCGCGCTTATCCGCGACGCCGCGTTCTGACAACGCCGCGCGCGCCGCAGCGAGGATGGCGGCTTCGGCTTGTGAGAGGTCCGAGTCGTACGTGATCCGGACCGGCACTTCGTCCAGGACCGTGTCCTCGTCGAGCCGATAGTTCACGATGGCGGCGGCGAACAGGTTCTGGTTGGGAACCAGGATGGACCTGCCCGATTTCTCGTCGCCGGACACGGTTCCGCCGACCTGTTCGAGCAGCGTGTAAGACACCGAGATGTCTTTGACGTCGCCGGTGAACTCGCCGATGACCACGCGGTCGCCGATCAGGTAGGGCTTGCGGATCACCACCATCATCCACGCAGCCAAGTTGGTGACCGGAGCCCGCAGCGCCCAGCTCGCGAGCGTCGAGATGAACGCGAGCGACAAGCCCATCCCGCTCAGCGACCTGCCGAACAGGGCGAGATAGAACACGAGCGCGACGCCGAAGTAGGTGTACCGCGCGACGAAGAGAGCCTTGTCGGCAGCGACGGCGTCGGAACCCGATCTGCCGGCGAGGTATCGCGTCGCGCGGCGCATCCACAGGCGGTAGACGATCACCAAGCCCAATGCGGCTGCCACCATGAGGACGAACGGAATCCCCTCGCCGTTCCGAGCGGCATCGTGGGCGGGAAGCGTCGGCGTCGCTCCGGGCATCATGACCGGTGCCCCTCCGCCTTCGGCGCGTCCTTCCAGGTGTAGATCACTTCCGAATGGGCGTAGGCGAACTCGACGCTGTCCGCCTTGGCGAACTCGTGGAAAATGATGCGGACGATATCGCTGGAGTTCTTCTGGCGATCTTCGGGACGCGTCTTGTATCGGAGCCGCATGAGGACGCCGGCGTCGAACAACTCGGCGCGGATGAACGGCTGTTCGCCGGTCTCCAGGATCGTGTGCTCCATGACGCGACTGGCGGCGTCGATGAGGATGTTTTCGGCTCTCGTCCAATCCGATGCGAACGTCACCCGTACGGGCACCTCGTCGAGGATGTACTCGACGTCATAGGTGTAGTTGGTGATCGTCTGACCGAAAAGGATGGCGGTCGGAATCAGGATGCCCCGACCGGAACGTTCTTCGCCGCTGACGGTTCCGCCAACCTGATTGAGGATGACGTGTGTCAGCGTGATGTCCATGACGTCGCCGACGATCCCCGCGATCACCACGCGCTGGCCTATCTTGAACGGTCGCTTGACGATCAGCATGATCCACGCCGCGATGCCTGTGATGGGCTGCTGAAGCGACCAGCCGAGCACCATCCCCAGGAAGCCGGCGGACAGTCCGAGAACCTGGAGCGATCCACTGAGGCTCACGATCCCGAACACGGCGATGATTCCGGTCCAGACGTAGCCCCACGTCGCCATGAAGTTCTCGACGTTTTCCTCTTTGTAGGCGTGCCGCCGGACGTAGTGACGGACAGCGCGTGTCGAAACGCTGCGGATAACGACCAGAACCGTGATGGTCACTGCCGAAAGGATGATTCCCTTGTAGCGCGTCTCGGCGAGCGTCTCCAGCAGCGTACTGACGC includes these proteins:
- a CDS encoding mechanosensitive ion channel family protein, yielding MMPGATPTLPAHDAARNGEGIPFVLMVAAALGLVIVYRLWMRRATRYLAGRSGSDAVAADKALFVARYTYFGVALVFYLALFGRSLSGMGLSLAFISTLASWALRAPVTNLAAWMMVVIRKPYLIGDRVVIGEFTGDVKDISVSYTLLEQVGGTVSGDEKSGRSILVPNQNLFAAAIVNYRLDEDTVLDEVPVRITYDSDLSQAEAAILAAARAALSERGVADKREPYVVHELIPSGVISRVRYHVQPVRRQEIASAIVASIHARLSAEPAVRFCYVQSVAHMSAAQPSDPFPPQHPDWVRSQPSSC
- a CDS encoding mechanosensitive ion channel family protein, whose protein sequence is MDQLLDFFGRVSTLLETLAETRYKGIILSAVTITVLVVIRSVSTRAVRHYVRRHAYKEENVENFMATWGYVWTGIIAVFGIVSLSGSLQVLGLSAGFLGMVLGWSLQQPITGIAAWIMLIVKRPFKIGQRVVIAGIVGDVMDITLTHVILNQVGGTVSGEERSGRGILIPTAILFGQTITNYTYDVEYILDEVPVRVTFASDWTRAENILIDAASRVMEHTILETGEQPFIRAELFDAGVLMRLRYKTRPEDRQKNSSDIVRIIFHEFAKADSVEFAYAHSEVIYTWKDAPKAEGHRS
- a CDS encoding VOC family protein, giving the protein MAVLLHTRVRVSNLDQSIKFYTENLGFVLQGRSDRSPAGNQLAFVALPGNEHTIEFCYSPDYELSVPTDLLHFAIGVPDLIACCDELESKGIEIWPDGWRTKFVSGSKMAFIDDPDGYEIELLERK
- a CDS encoding mechanosensitive ion channel family protein, which gives rise to MERPGAPRGARDRRREARRESDPRWLARADVRHRRRRGCRRHRPKRAGICERRGDTRYRPRRAGWGHATGRRQVGFAALLTAALAVVLVLLRVLYRWTRRWVQTWVGIRVGPVRLQSLELLSAERVISLLLAVVRVVRFAVVVVVLYAYVPLVFSLFPWTSGLAERIIAHFVGSAAYIGVGILSYVPNIAVLAIIGALTHYSLRLTRFLFREIESGTIALPGFYSDWAEPSYQIVRFLAVAFAFVVAFPYLPGLSSAAFKGVSVFIGVLFSLGSSSAIANVVAGTILTYMRAFRVGDRVKITDTVGEVVARTLLVTRIRTPKNEDITIPNAMILGSHIVNFSSSPEQEGLILHTTVTIGYNTPWRQVHELLIAAARATQGIETSPQPFVLQTSLGDFYVSYELNAYTLDPLNMARVYSELHQNIQDRFNEAGVEILSPIPSGARREHRHDSLPVPSQGLRRARVPSASDGSRAAVDERVGVRRLPVRSIPATLSGVIPWSTSDTERHGSWQFCSTRESASATSIRASSSTRRTWGSCCRAAATDPRRGTNWRSWRCQATSTRLSSATRPTMSSVSRPTCSTSPSACRT